A genomic window from Triticum urartu cultivar G1812 chromosome 7, Tu2.1, whole genome shotgun sequence includes:
- the LOC125520063 gene encoding GDSL esterase/lipase At3g09930-like, which produces MKLMPTVFCLLLVVLALGGARVEARGTPSADQGSKNQWSSMFVFGDGFVDNGNLPKTDTWRQWSYPYGSYLNSRGSATPVPTGRLSNYWIQSDFIDTILGLSEAPPSYRLTPHLSCDPSGMTFAFGGAGVYEVPDKKVPTLATQVNAFTRLLNTGVISKQQLQSSVALVSISGSDYMTGANVDNAFLSSFDDIDSYIGNVTTEIAKNVGKQQRLGVRKVLVNNMHPIGCTPLRTSANNYTTCDLLANYAATVHNNNIEHLMGNKNNAHILDLYTAFTDIVNHAPGEGSEQSNNFKRKLTPCCEASTELGYCGQVSPSGKRLYNLCKNPDKNFYLDETYPTTAGWEAVTEALEEPLREFLDRDYVP; this is translated from the exons ATGAAGCTCATGCCGACCGTCTTCTGCCTTCTCCTCGTCGTCCTTGCATTGggtg GGGCTCGTGTGGAGGCTCGAGGCACACCTTCGGCTGATCAGGGGTCAAAGAACCAATGGTCCAGCATGTTTGTCTTCGGCGATGGCTTCGTCGACAACGGCAACCTCCCAAAGACCGACACATGGCGTCAATGGAGCTATCCCTATGGCTCCTATCTCAACTCCCGTGGATCTGCGACTCCTGTTCCAACTGGACGCCTTTCCAACTATTGGATTCAATCTGACTTCATCGATAC GATCTTGGGCCTCAGTGAAGCCCCTCCATCGTACAGGCTCACGCCACATCTATCTTGCGACCCatctggcatgacctttgctTTCGGCGGTGCTGGCGTCTACGAGGTGCCGGACAAGAAGGTGCCGACCCTTGCCACACAGGTTAATGCTTTCACGAGGCTACTTAATACTGGGGTCATCTCAaaacaacagcttcagagctccgTCGCTCTCGTCTCCATCTCCGGCAGTGACTACATGACTGGTGCCAACGTCGACAATGCCTTCTTGAGTAGCTTCGATGAT ATTGATAGTTATATTGGGAACGTGACGACTGAGATTGCGAAGAACGTGGGGAAGCAACAGAGGCTAGGTGTGAGAAAGGTACTAGTGAACAACATGCATCCCATTGGCTGCACGCCTTTGCGGACTAGTGCGAACAACTACACGACATGCGACCTTCTGGCAAACTATGCCGCAACTGTGCATAACAACAATATAGAACACCTGATGGGGAACAAGAATAATGCCCACATACTGGACCTCTACACTGCCTTCACTGACATCGTTAATCACGCCCCGG GTGAAGGGTCGGAGCAGTCAAACAATTTCAAGCGCAAGCTGACACCTTGCTGTGAGGCTTCCACCGAGCTGGGGTACTGTGGACAGGTTAGCCCTTCAGGGAAGCGCCTCTACAACCTATGCAAGAATCCTGACAAGAATTTCTACTTGGATGAGACTTACCCGACGACCGCTGGGTGGGAAGCTGTTACAGAGGCACTAGAAGAACCTTTGAGGGAGTTTCTAGATCGGGACTATGTTCCATGA